Below is a genomic region from Telmatobacter sp. DSM 110680.
GGGCGTCGGCTTTCGTCCTTTCGTTTATCGCCTCGCCAGCGAAGAAACTCTCTCGGGCCTTATCGGCAACGATACCGACGGCGTCACCATCGAGCTGGAGGGAACTCCAGCTCATATTGAAGCCTTCCTTACTCGCCTCACCTCCGAAACCCCGCCCCTGGCGCGCATCGATTCCGTAATCACCAGAAAGATCGCTCCCAACGGTGAAAGTGGCTTCCGCATCGTGGCTAGCGAAGTCCTGGGCCGCGTCAGCACGGGCATCCCCGCCGATGCCGCAACCTGCCCCGACTGTCTTTGCGAGTTGCTCGATCCGCAAGATCGCCGCTATCGCTATCCATTTCTGAATTGCACCAACTGCGGCCCGCGCTTCACCATTACTCGCCGCATCCCCTACGATCGTCCGCAGACCTCGATGGCCAGGTTTCCCATGTGCCCCGCGTGTCAGGCCGAATATGACGATCCCTTCAAGCGACGATTCCATGCGCAACCCAACGCCTGCGCGCGCTGCGGCCCGCACGTTTGGCTCGAATCTCCTGATGGCGTGCCAATTAAGAGCCCCGACCCTGTCGCCGAAACCATCGAGCGAATACTGCGTGGTGAAGTCATGGCCGTGAAAGGCATCGGCGGCTTCCACCTCAGCGTTGACGCCACCAGCCCACAAGCCGTCAACCTGCTGCGCCAGCGCAAGCACCGGTACGGCAAGCCCCTGGCTATCATGGTCCGAGACATTGCGGCGGCCCATGCTCTCTGCGATCTCACTTCGGAAGAAGAGGCTCTGCTGCTGACTCCTGCTCGGCCCATTGTGCTGGCTCGTGCTTGCCCCAATAACGGGATTGCGCCCGACGTTGCGCCCGGCATCCCCTGGCTCGGCGTCTTCCTGCCCTACGCGCCTTTGCAGCATCTTCTCTTCGCAGACTCGCGCGTCAAAGCGCTGGTTATGACTTCCGCCAATCTCAGCGAAGAGCCCATCGCGATCGACAACGATGAAGCGAGATCTCGCCTCATGGCGATTGCCGATGCGTTCCTCATGCACGATCGCGAAATCCTTCAGCGCTGCGATGATTCGGTCGCCGCCCTCGTCGACGGTGCTCCGCAGTTCGTCCGTCGCGCCCGTGGTTATGTTCCGCTTGCCGTACCGCTTCCATTCGAGGCTCCGCCGCTTCTTGCCGTTGGAGGCCATCTAAAAAATGTTTTCGCATTGGCCCGCGGCAAATTCGCCTACCAGAGCCAGCATCTAGGCGACCTCGAAAGTCCGATCGGTCTCGAATTCTTCGAGGAGTCCTTGCGCCACCTCATGCACACCTTCGAAATCGAACCGCAGACCGTAGCACACGATCTTCACCCCGGCTATCTCTCCACGAGTTGGGCAAAACAATTTGCCGCTGACCACCGACTGCGTCTCACCGGCGTGCAGCATCATCACGCTCACATTGCAGCATGCATGGCCGAGCACGCTCTGAATGGCCCTGTCATAGGTCTCTCGCTCGATGGCACTGGCTACGGTACAGATGGCCGCATCTGGGGAGGGGAAGTGCTGCTCTGCAGCCTCGACCGTTTCGAGCGCTTCGCCCATCTCGATTACGTCTGTATGCCGGGCGGCGAAGCGGCCATTCGCGAGCCATGGCGTATGGCCTTCAGTCATCTCATAGCTGCCGGATTCTCAGAGGACCAGGCAAGAGATCTTGTTGGTGCTACTAAGCAGGAAGCCCGCGTGATGCTGCGCATGATCGAAGGTGAAATCAACGCTCCGCTCACATCCAGTCTTGGCCGCCTCTTCGATGCTGTTGCAGCAGTGATTCTTAACCGCCGCAAAGTAGATTACGACGCCCAGGCAGCAATAGAACTTGAAGGCGCAGCTATTGATTTCTCCAACGAACTCCGCACCCCAACTCAATACGACATTGAATGGTTTGGAGGTGACTGGAGTAAGCACGAGCCCTCGCGAATCAGCGCAACCCCACTGTGGCGCGCCATCGTTGCCGACATCCTGGAGGGTGTCGCCCGTCCCGAGATAGCAGCGCGCTTTCATGCCGCAATTGCAAGGGGCTTTATCCAGGCAGCAGCTCACGCCAACGCTGCTACAGGACTGCGCCAGGTTGCACTGTCCGGCGGTTGCATGCATAACCGCAGACTAGCGAGCCTACTGCGTTCAGGCCTGGAGGCCCAGGGACTTGAAGTCTTCCAGCATCGCAAGGTAAGCCCCGGCGACGGCGGACTCAGTTACGGTCAATCGGCGGTTGCCGCCGCCATCCTGTACAGTGAAACTATTCCCTGACCCCATCCGAGGATTGAAAGATGAAGATTCGCGGAATTGCCTGGGCTACACTTCTCGCCTTTGCCGGAATTCTGAGTGCCGGCGTTTCTCTTTACGGTCTGTACGCGACGATCCGCATCGATCTGCGCCAGGACACGGCGCTCAGTTTCCTCTACTGCGCTTTACCAGTTCTCTGTTTTCCAGTTTTTCTGCTCGTTCGTCCGGCCAGCCGCTCTGCCTTCGTGCTTTCGCTCATGGCACTTAGCTATTTAGGCGCATACTCAGCACTTAACTGGCGGACTTGCTCAGAGCTAGGCTACTGCGAAGGCGTCACCGCAACCGTGATGCAGACGTTGAGCACGAATGTCGTTCTAGCTTTTTTCGCCGTGGTCATTCTCATGCTCATCGCACAGCTTGTGGACGACCGCTCATCGATCTGGTCCCACGGCAGGTAGTTATCCCGAGATCCGCACCAGTTGCTCCGCCTCGATCTTCGGCCCAAGGATCGAGATGCGCGGAATGCGCCCCCGTACCATCGCTACTTCGTCGCAGCGATGCAGCCGCGGACAATTCTGGCAGTCCTTGAATATCTTGTCCGGCAACTCCGTCTTGTCTTCCACGGGACGAAATCCGTACTTGAAGAAGAAGTCCGGAATGCGCGTAAACAAGCAAACGGACTGAATGCCGTGCTCCTCGGCCTCTTCAATCAGAGCGCCAAGAATCCGGCCGCCGGCGCCCTGTCCCTTGGCCTCGGGCTTCACCACGATCGAGCGCACCTCGCACAGGTGAGGTCCGTAAAAATGCAGAGCGCCGCAACCCAGGAACACTCCGCCGTCTGACTCCGAAACCGTAAAGTCACGTACGTTTTCGCAGATCTCGGCAAACGAGCGCTTCAGCAGCGTGCCATCGCCCGAAAGCGAATTTACCAAGTCGTAAATATTTGTCGCATCTTTTAAGAGCGCCTTACGCACCAGCATGAATCACCTCCGGTGCGCTCGCTTTCTTCAGAGCAGCTACGCGTTCTGCCGATTCTGTCAACGCGGTCT
It encodes:
- a CDS encoding GNAT family N-acetyltransferase, whose product is MLVRKALLKDATNIYDLVNSLSGDGTLLKRSFAEICENVRDFTVSESDGGVFLGCGALHFYGPHLCEVRSIVVKPEAKGQGAGGRILGALIEEAEEHGIQSVCLFTRIPDFFFKYGFRPVEDKTELPDKIFKDCQNCPRLHRCDEVAMVRGRIPRISILGPKIEAEQLVRISG
- the hypF gene encoding carbamoyltransferase HypF, with the translated sequence MTSSISSTPDPRVAFERVGVRVSGVVQGVGFRPFVYRLASEETLSGLIGNDTDGVTIELEGTPAHIEAFLTRLTSETPPLARIDSVITRKIAPNGESGFRIVASEVLGRVSTGIPADAATCPDCLCELLDPQDRRYRYPFLNCTNCGPRFTITRRIPYDRPQTSMARFPMCPACQAEYDDPFKRRFHAQPNACARCGPHVWLESPDGVPIKSPDPVAETIERILRGEVMAVKGIGGFHLSVDATSPQAVNLLRQRKHRYGKPLAIMVRDIAAAHALCDLTSEEEALLLTPARPIVLARACPNNGIAPDVAPGIPWLGVFLPYAPLQHLLFADSRVKALVMTSANLSEEPIAIDNDEARSRLMAIADAFLMHDREILQRCDDSVAALVDGAPQFVRRARGYVPLAVPLPFEAPPLLAVGGHLKNVFALARGKFAYQSQHLGDLESPIGLEFFEESLRHLMHTFEIEPQTVAHDLHPGYLSTSWAKQFAADHRLRLTGVQHHHAHIAACMAEHALNGPVIGLSLDGTGYGTDGRIWGGEVLLCSLDRFERFAHLDYVCMPGGEAAIREPWRMAFSHLIAAGFSEDQARDLVGATKQEARVMLRMIEGEINAPLTSSLGRLFDAVAAVILNRRKVDYDAQAAIELEGAAIDFSNELRTPTQYDIEWFGGDWSKHEPSRISATPLWRAIVADILEGVARPEIAARFHAAIARGFIQAAAHANAATGLRQVALSGGCMHNRRLASLLRSGLEAQGLEVFQHRKVSPGDGGLSYGQSAVAAAILYSETIP